In the Elusimicrobiota bacterium genome, GGGATTCCGGGTTAACTCATCGTATCATTGAGTTTCAGACACCCAATCTCTTAAAGCATGAAAAGTGCTTCGAAACGCCAGTTCTTTCCATGGAATTTCGTTGGGTAGGAAGGCTTTTACTTCGAGAGATTCGGCCCCTGGGCAAGGGGTGGGACCAATGACTTCAGTTGGATAAATGACCGTAACAATTGGAGAATCTTCGTAGGAATAAATCTTGGGTGGTCCCAGAACGCGGACCCGAGTACGGATTTCTTCCCAGGTTTCTCGCAGGGCCGCTTGTTCCACGGTTTCCCCCATTTCCATGTAACCGGCTGGATGACTCCAAAGGCCGTAGGCGGGTTCAATGGCCCTTCTTAGTAAGTAGATTTTCCCGTTATGAATGGGGAGGGTGGCTCCCACTATTTTAGGGTTTTGGTAGGCGATCCCTTTACACTCGACACAGACAAATCGTTTTCTTCTTTCAATATGAACATAAGTCCATTGGAGCGTTTCTCCGCAACGGAGGCAATGGCGAATATCGTTTGAAAAGGTTTTCCACCAGGATTTAGGAAGTCCCCCATCCGCGAAACGTTTTTCCATTTCACGTTCAATTCGGGGAGTGATTATTTTGGGGGTTTTGAGTTTATTCGGGGGCATCGGAATTCGCTCGTTTTAACTGGAAAGCAAGTTGGGATGAATAGGATATTTTGATTGGACCTGAAAGGCCTCTTCCAGCTAATTGATCAATGGGTGCGTCCAATATCCCTGTTAAGGCTTGAGTGAATTTCGTTCGGAGGAGAGTCAGGTTCAATCCTAGATGGTGGGTTCCGTAGGGAGTAAGGAGTTCTATCCCGGAGCCATAAAGAATTCGGGCCCCACGCATGTTTCCAATCTGAAGATGGTGCATGGCACTGGTGACCTGAATGAGCCCCTGAAAAAAGTCCTTGTTCGACCCGCGGGTGTCGTGCCAAAGTTCTTCCCACACTTCATGGGCTTCGAAAAACTCTTCCCGATTAAAGAGGGAAATCCCCATTTCAAAGCGAGGATCCAGGGTGCTCATAAGGTGCCCACGGAAGGACAATATTTTCGCAGGGGGCAGGTCGGGCAATCCGGCCGAAGGGCTCTACAATACTTCCGGCCGTGTGTAATGAGGGCATGAGAAAACCAAATCCAATCCTTTTGAGGGATCATTTTCATAAGATCGGTTTCAACCTTTTCCGGCTCGATCTCTTTTGTCAGTCCCAGTCGTTTGGAGAGTCGTTTAACATGGGTATCCACGACCACGCCACAGGCAATTCCATACCCTGTCCCCAAAACCACATTGGCTGTTTTTCTGGCCACCCCGCGCAATTGCAGTAATTCGTTCATGGTTTGAGGAACAACTCCTCCATAGTGGGCCATCAATAAACGTGAGGAGTGGATTAGGGATTTAGCCTTTTGACGGTAGAAGCCCGTTGATCGAATAATCTCTTCCACCTCTGATAGAGACGCCTGGGCGAGCTCTTCGGGCGATCCGAACGTTTTAAAAAGGTTCGGGGTCACTTGGTTCACTCGCTCATCGGTGCACTGGGCCGAAAGAATGGTTGCGATTAACAGTTGAAAGGGGTTGGCGTGGGTTAAGGCGCAGTGAGGTTTTGGATATTCTTTTTTAAGGGACCGCAGGATCGGCGCGAGAGATAAACTCATGGTGAAATTTTAGCAATTCGGCTTTAATCAAGTGGTCGGAAAGGGTAAAATGATCCCATGAAAATTTACACAAAGGTTGGCGACGGTGGAGACACCTATTTGTTTGGAGGTCGGAAGCTTCGAAAAGATTCCCCCCGTGTGAAGGCCTATGGGGTGGTGGATGAGTTGAACTCTGTTCTTGGGTGGGCCGAAACGGAAACAAAAGCGCTGTCCGTCCGTCGATCCATTTCCATCATTCAAGAAGAGCTTTTTGTTTTGGGGGCTGATCTCTCGACCCCACGGGATGCCCCTGACTCCAAGAAAATTCCCCGAATTGGACCCGTTCAGATTGAACGTTTGGAACGGGAAATGGATACCCTTTCGCGCCATTTACCAGAACTTAGAAACTTTATTCTTCCTGGGGGGGCCGGGGGTGGTGCCTTGCTTCATCTCGCCCGGGCGGTTTGTCGAAGGGCCGAAAGGAGTTTAGTCGTTCTCTTAAAAAGGGACCAATCTTTTTTACACGCTCAAATCTATCTCAATCGTCTTTCCGACTGTCTTTTTTTGTTGGCCCGGACCGGGAACCAAAAGGCTCGTTCGCCTGAGAAAATATGGAAACCAACTTAAAATAATCACAGATGCTAACGAAAGGAGCCTCCTACGTCGTCAGGACGGCCCAGCCTTGGCCGGGGGCTCCATCATAAGCGTGGAGGGCGAAGCGGGTGGTAGGGCCGAGGACTCCGAGCATGACGTAGAGATCGCTTAAATCGGCGGCGGGGTTTCCGACTCGGATCCAATAGGGGTCCATTTTCTTTATCTCAGGTCCCTTGCCATCTCGCAAACAATTCAACACTTTTTGGTCGAAGATGACGGCCGCCATTCCGTCTTCCAAATGGAGGCAGGCGGTGAGGTTATGGGAGAGCCCTCCTCCCCCAAGGATCAACACGTTCTTTCCTGATTTTTCAATGGCTTGGCGAATGACGCTTCCCCACTTGAGGCATGTTTCTAAAGAGAGTTCGGAAGAAGAGAGCGGTACGATTGGTTTTTCTCCATTTGGAAAGAGAACTTTGAGCGGGACCGCGGCCGCCACGTCGGCCCAATGGTGGCAAGCTTGAACGGGAAGCCCGTCCTTTTTCCCCGCCTCAATTAATTGTTGGGCCAGTGCTGGATCCCCGGGGCAATTGTAACGGAGATCCACCGGGTAACCGGAAAAATCATTTTGGGCTGAATGAAATGCACTGGGTTCCACATAGAACCCTGAACGGGCGATCCAAAAGGGTGAGAGGACGATGACCGTGTCTACTTTGTTTTGGCGAACGGTTTTTCCCACTTCGCGAAGTGACTTTAGAACCGCGGAGGGGTTGTCGAGCTCTCCTTCGAATACCACAGGCCATTGGGGAACAATTATTCCCGAAACCGTTCCCAGTCGCCGATCGTCTTTCATCGGAGTCCGAGGGTTTGAAAGGACGGGCATTGGGGGTGGGTTAGCGAGGGACCCGAAGCACCGCTCCTTCGGAGCCAGAGGTGACCAGGGCGGCGTAACGGGCAAGCCAGCCTCCCGGGTTATCTGTTGATTTTCGGGGCTTCCAGGCTTTCTTTCGTTTCATCAATTCTTTGTGGGAGAGTGCGACAGAAAGTTCCTGTTTTTCAGCATTGATGGTTATAAGGTCTCCATTCTTTAATAAAGCAATAGGACCACCCACGGCGGCTTCGGGGCAAACATGACCCACCACGCGGCCGTGGCTCCCCCCAGAAAACCTTCCGTCTGTTAACAAGCCGACCTTGTCCCCCATTCCTTTCCCAGAAAGGATCGCTGTTAACGACAGCATTTCCCTCATTCCCGGACCACCCTTGGGGCCTTCGTAACGGACGACCACGACATCGCCCGGTTTAATGGATCCTTTCAGGGCGGCGGCCGTCGCCGCTTCTTCTCCATCGTAAACTTTGGCTGGACCAGTGATATGTGTATTTGTCAGTCCCCCCACTTTGGCAACGGCCCCTTCTGGCGCCAAATTTCCCTTTAAGACCACGAGTGGTCCTGTGGGTCGGAGGGGATTCTTTGGGTCCCGGATAACTTTTTGCCCCGCCGTTAAGTTGGGATAAGAGGCCAGGTTTTGGGCCAATGTTTTTCCAGTGACGGTCATGGTTTTCCCATCAATCATTCCATGTTTCAACATGAGTTTTAATATGGCGGGAACCCCTCCCGCTTTATGGAGGTCGTACATCACATACTGACCGGAGGGTTTTAGGTCCGCCAGGTGTGGCGTCCGTTTGGCAATTCTATTAAAGTCCGCCAGTTCAAGTTTGAGACCAAAAGCGTTGGCAATGGCCAAGAGGTGAAGGACGGCGTTGGTGGACCCGCCCAAAACCATCACGAGAGCGATGGCGTTTTCAAGGGATGTTTTCGTTACGATGTCCCTGGGTCGGATCCCTTTCTTGATCAGGTCGACCACGGCTTTCCCCGCTGATTTGCATTCTTCGGTTTTTTCATTGGACTCCGCGGGATGGGAGGAGCTTCCAGGAAGACTCATTCCCAAGGTTTCTATGGCGGAGGCCATGGTGTTTGCGGTGTACATTCCGCCACAGGATCCGGGGCCGGGGCAAGCGGCGCATTCAATCCCCTTTACGGTTTTTTCGTCAATGAGATTGTTGTTGAATTGCCCAACGGCTTCAAAGATACTGACGATGTCCACGTCTTTTCCTTGGAACTTTCCAGGAAGGATCGATCCTCCATAAACGAACACGGAAGGTAAATTTAGGCGCCCCATGGCCATGAGGCACCCAGGCATGTTTTTGTCGCATCCCCCAATCGCCACGAACCCATCCATTCGTTGAGCGCCGACCACGGTTTCAATGGAGTCGGCAATAATTTCGCGGCTGGGGAGGGAATACCTCATTCCAGGGGTGCCCATGGATATCCCATCGGATACGGTGATCGTATTGAAAATTTGGGGAGAACCACCGCCGGCCTTGGCCCCAGCTTTGGCACTTTCCGCGAGCTTATTGATGTGAATGTTGCATGGCGTAATCTCACTCCAGGTGCTGGCCACCCCAATCAAGGGTTTGTTGAAATCCTCGTCCGTGAAGCCCACGTCTCTCAACATGGCACGGTTCGGAGCGCGGTAAATGCCCTCCGTAATGGCACGACTTTGAGCTCGCAAATCTTGGGATTGGGATAATGGGGGCATGGGGTTTCTCCTCACTTTAACTCTTTCATTATAATTTTTTGTAATTTTAGAATTTCCGAACGGTCTGTGGTGTTCGGGGCTTTCCTTAAATAGAGTTCCAAGTCGGCTAAGGCCGGTTGGAGGTGTTTGAGATGATATCGCACTAACCCGCGGTCACGAATCTGTGACCAATCCTCGGGCGCGAGAAGGACCATTTTGTCTATGACCGCGTGGCCCTTCGCAAAAGAACGGGATTCCATATAAATGTTCTTTAAATTAATAAGCACGCGCAAAAGGATCCCGCGCGGGCCAATGGGCGTAAAATGAGCTGGCGTGAGGGGCATTTTACCATCGAAGATTTTAGCAACCCGCTCGGCACATTCTTTTTCATTCAAAAGCTGGCCTTGGTGGAACGGGTCCACATAAAATGTTCGTCCAGGCGTGACCAGGCCCGTTATAAAATGACCGGGAAGCCCTATCCCCACGAGGGGGATGTCAGCCCGTCGAGCCACTTCCATATAGAGGAGCGAAAGGGTAATGGGAATGCCTACGCGTCTGTCCAACACTTCGTTCAAAAAACTGTTCCGTGGATCGTAATATTCTTCTGAATTTCCTTTAAAACCTTCCTCGTCAAAGAGGACTCCGTTCAGTGCGGCAATGGTCCCAATGGGGTCACGCCCGAGGCTGAGGCGTTCTGTTACGCGGGAAGAGTAGGCGGCCAACTTGTCCAGATAGGGTTGTGGTGCGAGCGTGGGATACTCGTCTTGGGCCATGAGCAGGGCCGCTCGAGCTAGATCAATGGTGGTTTCGTTCCCTTTGATCAGGTGGGAGAGTTCCTCGCGTGGGGTGCGGCCGGTTTCGGTCACGGGATGGAAGTGGAAAAGAGACTCTCGAGATCTTTCAGTCGGAGCGCGGTTAGGACAGGGGCCACGCGATCGGCAGTGGCCAATTCCTCTGCGGGGTAGGTGGTTGTCACCGCGACGACTTTCATTCCAGCCCCCTGAGCGGAAAGGAGCCCATGTTTGGAATCTTCAACCACTAAACATTCTTCCGGTTGAATGTTTTTTTGGGGGTATTTGAGGTTCAATCCTTCCAGTGCTTTCAGATACGCGTCCGGAGCGGGTTTTCCCCTTAGGACATCTTCAGCGGCCACCACCACGTCAAAGTAATGCCGTATTCCAGCCGCTTCGATCATGAGGAGAACTTCTTCCCGCAACGCCCCCGAGGCCATGGCCAGCGGATACTTTTGAGAAACCGCCATCACAAATTCAACGACACCCGGAAGGATTACGAGATTCTGCGCGGCTGTTTTTTTGTATAGAGCTGTTTTTTTAGCAATCAATCGATCGCGATCCCGTTCGCTTAGTGGTTTCCCCCGTGACGCATACACCGCGTTAAAACAGCCGCGATCATCCATGGCCAGATATTTTTCTACATATTCGGTTTGTGATAAGGGAACGCCTTCCTCTTCAAGGACCTTTTGAAATAGAGAAAAGTGCAAATGTTCTGAATCGGCAATCACTCCATCGCAATCAAAAATAATTGCTTTTAACATGGGACACACTCCTTTGCTTCATGTCGTGCGGAACCCGATGGGGTCAGGTGGGCCAAGGCGAGCGCGGCGGCTTGGTGACCGCTTCGTGTGGCGGCTTCAATGGTGGGTGGAAGGCCCACATCCACCCAATCTCCAGCAAGAAAAAAATTGGTTAAAGACGTTTGGACCTTGGGACGGGAGCGATGAAACAACGGGGTTGGGGTCGGGGTGGCGTGTCGTTCCCATAGGACAGAGGCGTGAAACGGTTCTTCTTTGAAGTCTGGAAACGCCCGCCGGAGGTCTTCCCGGGCCATCTCGATTAACTCTGTCGAAGATCTGTTTTCATAGGAATTTGCCGCGCTGATCACCGCAGAGATCTGTCCACTGGCCGTAGGGCCCCAAAGAGTTTCGCGGTTAAACACCCACTGGAGATTCAGGTCCAAGAGTCCAATGAGAGGTTCTTGAAAAGGCGTCTTTTTAAACCAAAAGTTGATCGCCACAATGGGCGAATGGGGATGATTGATCAAAGGAGCCATAGCAGCGGATAGAGGGACAGGGATGATTCGCAGCGCGGCGTGAAGCGATGTGGCGAGGATGAAAATGTCAGCCTTCACAGGTTCATCCCCATAAATCCCAACCGAGGTCACCCGATTCCCCTCAACGTTAAACCCTGTCGCTTTTTGTCTCAAGGCCAGTCTGCCTTCCGCTCGCTGAAGGTAGGGACCCAATTCCATCGACCAAAGCCGATTGAGCGAGAGGGTGGCGTGTCCTAGGGATCGGGAATCTCCTTTAGCGAAAAGGCATTCTTTTAAGACAATGAGCAGGGAAGCGGCCGCGGCCTGATCGGTGTGTTCGTTCAAGGTCGCTAGGCAGAGAGGGTCCCAAAACGCTCGTCGGGCACCTGGGGTTTGTCCCAAATAGGAAAGCCATTGTGAAACGGTCAAGTCGCTTACACGTCGGGTGGAAGCGATGCGCGAGCGCGTCAAGCCCCAGAGTAAGGACAGGCGGTCTTTCACTGTCAATTCGCTAAAAAAAACTACTCCTCCCGCCAATCCGATGTTTCCAGAAAATAATCGGGGTTCTAAAATAGACTTTTTTCCTAACCGATTGATAAAAGGTATTCGTAATGATTTTGAAAATCGAATTCGGTTTTCCACGCGCAACCGACGGAGGAATGTCCGGGTGTCACGATAGGCCCCCATGAGGAGATGTTGGCCATTGTCCACGTCCTGTTTGGTGACACCATCTTTAAATGATGACGTCCGACCACCCAAGGTGGCCCGTTCTTCAATGAGTGTCACGGCCACACCGGCTTCTGCCAGCGCTGAAGCCGCACTGGCTCCAGCGAATCCTCCCCCGATGACGACGGCATGAAACCGCTCCCCACCTGAATCTTCGGAGTGGGCCGTGTTATTAAATGTTGGTTGCTTTCGTCTCGTTTCCACCATAATGGAAACACCCCCACTCCCCGTTTGGTGTAGGAGAGTGGGGGTGTTTAATTAAATAAGGCTACTTCAGCGCTTCCGCCACGCGGCCGACGAGGGTCGCTTCGTTCTTGGCGGTTTTCAGGGTTTTCCCCCCTTGACTCCAGTTGGCAGGACACGCCTCTTCAGGGTGGGTGGCGAGATAGGCGTTGGCTTGGGCTTTTCGGAGTAGTTCCGCGGCGTTCCGGCCCACGTTATAGAAGTTGACTTCACTGGAAGCCAGCTTGCCATCAGGGCTGATGATGAACGTTCCACGAAGGGCCAAACCTGTGGCCTCATCGTAGACGCCGAAAAGGCGAGAAACTTTCCCTGTTGGATCCGCGGCCATGGGGAATTTTAACCCAGCCAAAAGCTTCTCTTCCCGTTGCCAAGCCAAATGAACGAACTTGGTGTCTGTGGAAACGGAGACGATTTCGGCGCCAGCTTTTTCCATTTCTTCGTATTTCGTGGCCACGTCGGCCAACTCGGTTGGGCAAACGAAGGTGTAATCGGCGGGGTAGAACACCAACACAGTCCACTTTTTCTTCTTCTTGAGTTCAGCCAAAGAAACTTTTTCAAAGGCGTGGCTCTTGGGGTTATATGATTCCATCTCAAAGTCTGGAACCTGCTGACCAACTCGAACGATGTCACTCATGGAATTCTCCTTTTTTAATGAATATAAATTTAAGATTTATCTGTAACGAGGGTCTTTATGAGATTCATAAATTCTTCCAGGGGCATGGAACCTAAATCTTTCCCCTCCCGCGTTCGAACGGAAACGGATCGTGATTCAGCTTCCCGTCCCCCGACCACAAGCATGAACGGAACTTTTTGTAGGGTCGTCTCACGAATCTTAGCGCCAATCTTATCCGCCGCCGTATTGACTTGAACCCGTAAACCGGCCTTTTTTAATTCGGTATAGACCTGATCCGCGTAAGGCAAAAACTTATCAGAAATGGGAAGAACCATGGCTTGGACCGGTGCCAACCAAGCAGGGAACGCTCCCGCGTAATGCTCGATGAGAACCCCAAAGAACCGTTCCAGCGACCCCAAAAGCGCCCGATGGATCATGAACACCTGAGTTTCCCCACCCTTTTCGTCTCGATAGTTAATATGGAATCGTTCCGGGTTATTAAAGTCCACTTGCACAGTTGAACACTGCCATTGTCGGCCCAAGGAATCTTTGATTTTGAGATCAATTTTAGGGCCATAAAAGACTCCCTCACCCGGATCAATGGTGTAGGGCAATCCAACGGTTTCTAATGCTTTTTTTAAAGCGCCTTCCGCATGGGCCCATCCCTCTAAGGTGCCCGAATATTTATCAGGACGTGTCGAGAGTTTGACCTCGTATTCTTTGAATCCAAACATGGAGAGAATTTCTGTGATGATCTTTAATGTGTCAATGACTTCCTGTTCCACCTGATCCGGTCGACAAAAAATATGGGCATCATCCTGCGTAAAACCACGGACGCGCATGAGACCGTGAAGAACACCGCTCCGTTCGAACCGATACACTGTGCCAAATTCAGCGTATCGTATGGGGAGTTCCCGGTAAGAATGAAGAGCCGATTTGTAAATGAGGATGTGGCCCGGACAGTTCATGGGTTTGAGCAAAAACTCTTGGTTTTCCAAGTCCATGGCCGGGTACATGTTGTCCCGGTAATAATCCAAATGCCCGGACGTTTTCCAAAGAGCCGAGCGAGCCACGTGGGGAGTATAAACAAAATCGTAGCCATGGGCGCTCAAATAGTCCTTCAGCGTGTCTTCAACGATTCGGCGGAGAACCGCTCCTTTGGGGAGCCAATAAACAAACCCAGATCCCCCCTCTTCATGTTCAATGCTGAAAAGACCGAGTTTCGGGCCCAGGTCCCGGTGATCCCTCTTTTTAGCCTCTTCCACACGAGTCAGGTAAGCGTCCAGTTCTTCTTGGGTGGGCCAGGCGGTTCCGTAAATACGTTGCAACCGCTCCCGTTTTTCATCCCCCCGCCAATACGAGCCTGCTATCTTTGTGAGTTTAAAATGTCGAATGGATCCCGTTGTTTCCACGTGGCCACCACGGCAAAGATCTGTGAAGTC is a window encoding:
- a CDS encoding FAD-dependent oxidoreductase, whose product is MVETRRKQPTFNNTAHSEDSGGERFHAVVIGGGFAGASAASALAEAGVAVTLIEERATLGGRTSSFKDGVTKQDVDNGQHLLMGAYRDTRTFLRRLRVENRIRFSKSLRIPFINRLGKKSILEPRLFSGNIGLAGGVVFFSELTVKDRLSLLWGLTRSRIASTRRVSDLTVSQWLSYLGQTPGARRAFWDPLCLATLNEHTDQAAAASLLIVLKECLFAKGDSRSLGHATLSLNRLWSMELGPYLQRAEGRLALRQKATGFNVEGNRVTSVGIYGDEPVKADIFILATSLHAALRIIPVPLSAAMAPLINHPHSPIVAINFWFKKTPFQEPLIGLLDLNLQWVFNRETLWGPTASGQISAVISAANSYENRSSTELIEMAREDLRRAFPDFKEEPFHASVLWERHATPTPTPLFHRSRPKVQTSLTNFFLAGDWVDVGLPPTIEAATRSGHQAAALALAHLTPSGSARHEAKECVPC
- a CDS encoding DUF309 domain-containing protein, whose product is MSTLDPRFEMGISLFNREEFFEAHEVWEELWHDTRGSNKDFFQGLIQVTSAMHHLQIGNMRGARILYGSGIELLTPYGTHHLGLNLTLLRTKFTQALTGILDAPIDQLAGRGLSGPIKISYSSQLAFQLKRANSDAPE
- a CDS encoding peroxiredoxin; translated protein: MSDIVRVGQQVPDFEMESYNPKSHAFEKVSLAELKKKKKWTVLVFYPADYTFVCPTELADVATKYEEMEKAGAEIVSVSTDTKFVHLAWQREEKLLAGLKFPMAADPTGKVSRLFGVYDEATGLALRGTFIISPDGKLASSEVNFYNVGRNAAELLRKAQANAYLATHPEEACPANWSQGGKTLKTAKNEATLVGRVAEALK
- a CDS encoding NUDIX domain-containing protein; this translates as MEKRFADGGLPKSWWKTFSNDIRHCLRCGETLQWTYVHIERRKRFVCVECKGIAYQNPKIVGATLPIHNGKIYLLRRAIEPAYGLWSHPAGYMEMGETVEQAALRETWEEIRTRVRVLGPPKIYSYEDSPIVTVIYPTEVIGPTPCPGAESLEVKAFLPNEIPWKELAFRSTFHALRDWVSETQ
- a CDS encoding cob(I)yrinic acid a,c-diamide adenosyltransferase, producing MKIYTKVGDGGDTYLFGGRKLRKDSPRVKAYGVVDELNSVLGWAETETKALSVRRSISIIQEELFVLGADLSTPRDAPDSKKIPRIGPVQIERLEREMDTLSRHLPELRNFILPGGAGGGALLHLARAVCRRAERSLVVLLKRDQSFLHAQIYLNRLSDCLFLLARTGNQKARSPEKIWKPT
- the nth gene encoding endonuclease III translates to MSLSLAPILRSLKKEYPKPHCALTHANPFQLLIATILSAQCTDERVNQVTPNLFKTFGSPEELAQASLSEVEEIIRSTGFYRQKAKSLIHSSRLLMAHYGGVVPQTMNELLQLRGVARKTANVVLGTGYGIACGVVVDTHVKRLSKRLGLTKEIEPEKVETDLMKMIPQKDWIWFSHALITHGRKYCRALRPDCPTCPLRKYCPSVGTL
- the ilvD gene encoding dihydroxy-acid dehydratase, with product MPPLSQSQDLRAQSRAITEGIYRAPNRAMLRDVGFTDEDFNKPLIGVASTWSEITPCNIHINKLAESAKAGAKAGGGSPQIFNTITVSDGISMGTPGMRYSLPSREIIADSIETVVGAQRMDGFVAIGGCDKNMPGCLMAMGRLNLPSVFVYGGSILPGKFQGKDVDIVSIFEAVGQFNNNLIDEKTVKGIECAACPGPGSCGGMYTANTMASAIETLGMSLPGSSSHPAESNEKTEECKSAGKAVVDLIKKGIRPRDIVTKTSLENAIALVMVLGGSTNAVLHLLAIANAFGLKLELADFNRIAKRTPHLADLKPSGQYVMYDLHKAGGVPAILKLMLKHGMIDGKTMTVTGKTLAQNLASYPNLTAGQKVIRDPKNPLRPTGPLVVLKGNLAPEGAVAKVGGLTNTHITGPAKVYDGEEAATAAALKGSIKPGDVVVVRYEGPKGGPGMREMLSLTAILSGKGMGDKVGLLTDGRFSGGSHGRVVGHVCPEAAVGGPIALLKNGDLITINAEKQELSVALSHKELMKRKKAWKPRKSTDNPGGWLARYAALVTSGSEGAVLRVPR
- a CDS encoding transglutaminase family protein; the protein is MTETGRTPREELSHLIKGNETTIDLARAALLMAQDEYPTLAPQPYLDKLAAYSSRVTERLSLGRDPIGTIAALNGVLFDEEGFKGNSEEYYDPRNSFLNEVLDRRVGIPITLSLLYMEVARRADIPLVGIGLPGHFITGLVTPGRTFYVDPFHQGQLLNEKECAERVAKIFDGKMPLTPAHFTPIGPRGILLRVLINLKNIYMESRSFAKGHAVIDKMVLLAPEDWSQIRDRGLVRYHLKHLQPALADLELYLRKAPNTTDRSEILKLQKIIMKELK
- the thrS gene encoding threonine--tRNA ligase, encoding MSTETSKVDMDALRHSTTHVMAQAVQELFPGTKITIGPPVEDGFYYDFDSPQSFTPEDLPKIEARMREIVKGNHPFIMSTHTSEEAKKFWAGKGEKYKVELIEDLGSPTVTYCSHGDFTDLCRGGHVETTGSIRHFKLTKIAGSYWRGDEKRERLQRIYGTAWPTQEELDAYLTRVEEAKKRDHRDLGPKLGLFSIEHEEGGSGFVYWLPKGAVLRRIVEDTLKDYLSAHGYDFVYTPHVARSALWKTSGHLDYYRDNMYPAMDLENQEFLLKPMNCPGHILIYKSALHSYRELPIRYAEFGTVYRFERSGVLHGLMRVRGFTQDDAHIFCRPDQVEQEVIDTLKIITEILSMFGFKEYEVKLSTRPDKYSGTLEGWAHAEGALKKALETVGLPYTIDPGEGVFYGPKIDLKIKDSLGRQWQCSTVQVDFNNPERFHINYRDEKGGETQVFMIHRALLGSLERFFGVLIEHYAGAFPAWLAPVQAMVLPISDKFLPYADQVYTELKKAGLRVQVNTAADKIGAKIRETTLQKVPFMLVVGGREAESRSVSVRTREGKDLGSMPLEEFMNLIKTLVTDKS
- a CDS encoding HAD family phosphatase, coding for MLKAIIFDCDGVIADSEHLHFSLFQKVLEEEGVPLSQTEYVEKYLAMDDRGCFNAVYASRGKPLSERDRDRLIAKKTALYKKTAAQNLVILPGVVEFVMAVSQKYPLAMASGALREEVLLMIEAAGIRHYFDVVVAAEDVLRGKPAPDAYLKALEGLNLKYPQKNIQPEECLVVEDSKHGLLSAQGAGMKVVAVTTTYPAEELATADRVAPVLTALRLKDLESLFSTSIP